In Camelina sativa cultivar DH55 chromosome 17, Cs, whole genome shotgun sequence, the genomic stretch TGTCTGTTTCTTTAGGGTGTTGCATGTGCTAGCAAAGTTGCAGAGAAAAGAGTGTCACCCGACGACGGTACAATTGCTTTCATTTCCACTACTGAGAAAAATTATACTCTTAAATTTTCTGTCCTGGCTCATTTCTTATGTGTCACAATCTTGAAGATGCAAAGGAAAGGAATCAAAAGGACCTTGATCATAAGTACGTCAAGGAGGAAGTGGCGAGGCCGAAGACAGATAGTTTGAAGGTTGTAGTAAGGAGCAAGTATTTCAAGCACAAGCAGGAAGACAAAAGTCTTAAACAATCGATCCCATGTCTCAATGATTGCTCTGTGATTGGTCAGAAAAAGAGTGTTAAAAATGTGATGAACATGTCAAGCGCCTCTATAGGAGAAGAGAGTGACAGAGCTATAGCAACAAGTCCTTGTTTCGATCATGAGCGAATCTACAACGGTCATGTAGATGCCAAAGAAGCGAGTTTCTCTGCCATGAATGAGGTGGCTGAGAGAACAACAAACATCCACAAGATAGACCATCAGATCGATAAAGATGCACAGAACCCATCCATTGAGATCCGTTCTGCCTTTAGTACTCCTGAGAATGTTATACCTCTCTCTTCCATTGCTACTAATAGTTTTCATGGAGCTGCAACAGGGAAGAGAAAGCATGACTCAGATGAATACCTTCAGAAGGTTAGATAGAATTTTTCTGTTAGCCCATGTCCATTTTTTCCTATCATTTGTTCAAGCCATTTATTAACTTCTCTAACCATTTCAGGAAAATTTGAGTTCCAAGCACATGCGCATGGATGAAACTGATACTGGTAATTATAGAAATTCCTGCTCGCTAAATATCTGTATCTGTATAATTGTTATATAGGCACTGAGATCTTTGACTAAATCTGTTTTTGTGGCCTGTACTAACTTGTGAAGTTCTAAACGCAGAAACATCATCTGAAACTAACGATGTTGAGAAGTTTGGATCAAACATATCACATATTGGGCATTACTCAGAAATAGCAGAGAAATCAGTGGAAAAATTTGTGTCAGCTATATCATCTTTCAGATATTCTGTGTCTGGCTCTCGTGCTAGTGGTCTCCGTGCACCTCTCAAAGATATCCGCAACACTTGTCCATCTTCTAAAGGGTAAACATTATGATATCTCAAAGTTTACTATTTTCAATAGTTTATGGTGATTGATTCAAATAATCTCAGAGagatatgtttgttttcttgatttcgtTTTGTCACAAAAAGGTTGTTATCTCCTAAACCAGACTTCAGCAAGTTTGGTTATACGTCAAACAACCAAGACACGATAACAAAGTCAAGACGATTGTGAGCTCAGATTTGTAAGTTAACCATCTCTTTAGGGCCACATGTAGAGCTTGAGCTGTGGAATCAACTTCGTGGTCGCAatgatattgttgttgttttgatgttgtttgtaTCTGTTAGCTTTTTTACTGTGCATAACATTTTGTCATAGATTCTTTACCCAacagattgattgattgattcataAATGAAACAACTTCCAACTTGTGTCATCTCTATGAAAATTATtagactttttcttttaaatatatatatatatatatatatatatatatatatatcttgagaCATAACTGAAGATCACTTACATAAAGTGAAAATTGCAGAGATCCAAAAGCAATGGTGTGCAAGCAAAtgcaataaatattattttggggCCAAACcatagatagatagagcttTCAAGAGATTTATTGAGAAAAAGACAAGCTAAACTTCTTCTGTATCAAATGATTTAGGATTGTTTGTTTGCACAcgtaataaataaatttttagggGAAAAATTTGTGGCGAAAAAGGTATGCACGTGAACTCAGAAAAGAAACATATCATATGTATTTGAGTCCAATCAGATTCTGACAGTTTGGATCATCAACTCgaagtttctgttttttcttacaCACGTGGTCCAGTTGTACTTCCACGTCATCTCACTTTATTTTTGCTGTCCTTTTTTCCCTCTTCTTAATTGAGAAAAAATCGTTttagtaattctttttttttaacaccaaaATCGTTTTAGTAATTCATACAAacgttgtatatatatttttactaaacatcttattatataaagtttggttctcagagttagtaactcaccagatccttacatgtgtcaagtatactgatgagatgctgacacgtgtcaaaaatattattttccaaaacaattaattaaaataataacataaaaaattattattttttaaaacagctaattaagataataacattaaatctacataaaatttacatcttTATAtcgaaaaaaaagttttcctaaatcaaaaaaaattaacaaaactaatatattttccattgtaagctaataatattatatgtgttttctcaattagattttgacatgtatacagaaaaaaaaataattcattaagcatgtatattattattaatcaagaaatagtgaataacaaatataaaaaaataacataaattatgtcaaaagaattattatttttgaaacgtaataggaacaactaattaagaaaataacattatatctacaagaaatttacatttttatatcaaaaggtttgatctttgatctttgatttttttttttctgatataattttgccgatctattttcttttatttgtgcgGGTTCTTCATTGGAAGTTATCTgatgcaatgaaatggaatcaaagtatataaaacccGCTAAATTAATCGATGATGGAGACACAGATGGAGGTTCCCAAAAgaattctacagttagtagcattataagtttcgAAGATTAGTCAGTGGTTGATGTatttggtcaaaatctagagttttctcttctggatAATATCAATGATTCAGGTACTGAAACAAAAGCTGCTTAACCGAGTAATTGAGAAGGTATTTTGTActttgggaagttggaacggtaaaccgttttaaaattggtttcaaacctgatttatgtggttttctatcggattTGATTCATAAACCGTTTAAATCcagtatatagagaaatatatgagaactttttaTTCGGGTAGAAATAAGTTAAGAACTTACGATTCAAGAATATTTGAGATGAGGTCATAGTTCTAAATAGTTTTGGTAAAATGAGATATACTTCTGAGAAGTAAATAAGGCATCGTTCCTTAACTATaactaggttttcacccgcggtacaccgggagactaaattataaattaatatattttaaataataatttttaatttatcaaattcccaattaattaagtttaatctaattaatttataattttgtttagaatgttttttcttttttcttacgttttataaagtttataacctaattacattaaatttgttattagatagaatataaaattttaaagcacttagttttattttctataaataaacagatatatatgcctatatggtatattagtgtatattttaatgtatatacaattttattttcaaagatttaatccgcaaaaactcatcatacgaaccccgtgaaagtaaaatatagtatgtgaggctaaaagtcactttttatcaaatcagtttttcaaatttttaaagaacaatatcTCTTCACTCactttcttataaaataaagaaataaaatctgtatacatttacaattatgtttgttatcttttaaaacacttagtttctatataaaaaatcaaatataagtagagttaatttgtatattaaattaattatttaatgttaatGGCATATCTGTAAATAAGTGTCaacttcaagatttattttataaatgtctccaaaaatgtatatatagattatgtcaaaatgaaagtaaagctacataaaatttgtttaatttgttcagaagatattttataaatagtGATAacgagcatactttaacaataaaataattttaggtgtaagaacatatttttaatggtaaaacatagagtaaaattatacATACTTACTAATTAGATATTGTTTTGATGAActctttgcatgtaaaatattttgtgaataagttctgaaatgtttttaaaatttgacaataatattattagtaatgatgagtatttggcaaaaattttggtggaatataatttagctttagattattgtaataattgttataatatattaaaatatataaatataaataagtgtatgaaggtaaatacaaatattatttttttttctaactaaaactatttatatatttaatttaggaaaaaaaattatttttatatttttaaaaatttatttaagatttaggatttattttcttcaacaatttttaaacccgcacatcgtgcgggcccttatctagtattatatatacCGTATATACCTCTAAATATATTTGGGATGGATATATGATTTACTTTTCAAATAactgaagaaattttttttttctcaaataacAAAACGTTTCCTTCTTACGCTATAAGTTGAACACTTGTTATTTAACACATTAGGGTCATGAATCGTTGTTAGTCACGCTAATTCATAATTGTATAAAACTTTCTAggtcttttccttttttattaaatgacAGACAGGAAGAATTTTATGCAATTATAGTGTGACTTAATATTATTTCCCTGtcggtttttattttaaaaacgtaTGATTATAAGAAAACTAAGCTGCCTAATCTGATACCGGGGGACCGGGCATGCTAGATTTGAATATTATACAATCTCTCTGTTAAAGTGTAAAAAACATTACTATAGTATCGCAATACGAATGTGAAAAACAAGCTTACAAGTTAAAATACTATAATGTATATATCACATAATTTAGTCAGTAAGAAAGTTAATGGATAAGAACATGGCTAGATGCATGTGCCGTCGGCTGATAATCATGTCATCATGTGTCAAAGTATATCCGCGGGACACTAGAATTCCAAAGGGATGGCTAGTCaggatctttttttctttcaatgatAAGCTCTTAATTATTAATCTCCATATGCCTGTTTTTATAAAGATATAAGGTTCGAATtaattatttactatattattgTATCTTgattaagaagaagacaaggaatTTGTTTTGGAATAAACTCGATACTATTTATCAAGTGGTGTTTGTTGACtctcaagtttttgttttaattctgcATCTCCGTACCAATTGCATTTTATATACGGTTTGCTAATTAAAATAGACAGAAGAATTAGTCGGATATAAACTAGATAGACCTTAAggtaatttaataaataatgaGATGAATTTACTTGACCATGACATTTTTGCTCTCAAACACGTGTATTTAGAAAACAACAGTTCCAAACGATTCACAACTTTACCCCCAAAATAACATACATTCACTACATTACCATATACCTAAAATTCCCTATTATTCTAAATAAACGTCTGGACTTGGGTCTAGAATCTTCAAAttattacccaaaaaaaaaaagaaactcccTAAAAATAATGCAATTTCTTTTTCGCGAGTTGATGTCACCGGCAAAGAAATGTCTCTGTCTAGCTATCTCTCTTAATCAATTACAACAGAACAGCTGGTTCTGTTCGTCTTTTGTCCTCATCTTCATTACaggagaaaataataatattccaAACCCCCTGCAGAGATCTTCATAATACCATTCATAACTTGTACAAGAAACTCGATTTATTCAGCACCAAAGAATATTTGATGAAAGAacgaataattatattaactaaaagtaaaacttaatgttttttttttttttttttttttctattacaaaagagaatcaaaattaagaataaacaaggaaataatgttctttttcttttttgacattttCCTTTTGACattcaattaaaaatcaaactaaaaattaaaaagcaaaaaacagtTCCGAGAATCGCTGATTTCTTCcactaaaagtaaaaattaaaattggaagatcgaaaaaaatataaataaaaaaatccgaAACCGGTCCGGTCCAAATATTTCAAGCTTCCAAAAATCCGGTTAATCTGAGAACCGAATTACGAACACGGCTCAGATCTCGTCCTTTAAGAGTTCTTCCGTTACCTGTACAAACGGAGAACGCCATTTGACCTCCTTCAACCCTCCGTCCTACTATCAAATGCGGCGGTACCATCCTCCTTCCTCCTTCGTCATCCTCATCATCGGACGAAGAATACCTCCTCATCATTGGTATATTCACCGGAACCGAACTCGAGAACGGTGATGGCAACGGCGTCGTTTTGCTCCTTATTGATTTGGTCTTGCTCCTCACTCTCTCTGAGTTTTCCCAGAAACCCACCGGACGATTCTCTTTCTCGTTCCCGTCTTCTCTCCGACAAATCGGAAAGTAGTTATCAGAGAAAATAACATCAGATTCGTCGAACTCTTCCGACATTTTCAAGAACTCAaatgttaaactttttaaaaaagggtttttctaataaataatgTAACAAGGGTTTATGAAGAATTAGAGATTTGTGGATTAAAGAGAGAacagtaagaagaagaagagaaatgtgaAGGGTTTAtatagataaagagagagagtagagaggaAACGTAGAGAGTACtcaagttttattattatttacatttttgtgtgtttatgtgATGATGTCATCATAGTGGCGTTGAGTGCGGACCCCgctttatttctataaatttattatttattatttccttttttcttttatacataagaatttttgttttgtcttatcTATATATCTCTGTAATGTAAGATCGacaactcttatttattttgccTAACTATTACAttggacaaattttttttttttttttttttttttaaacttttttttcccttcCTTCCTCTGACTGGAAACTTCCTCAGATCGTTCCATCTTCCAAAGGCGGAAGCGTATCCTTCAAATCACCGTGGACGCCTCCTCTCTCCGAGACGGTCTCCTACGTTTTTTAGGTTGAATGGTATGTTGATTCTTTTTCCAAATCGTTCTTGTTGTGATTGCATGAAGCTGCTTATACCTTACTTCTAgggtttttgtcttcttctgttcttcCTCTCTCGAAATTCCCAAAGTTTCGAAATTGAANTAAACGTGGCAAAAGTGCTCTTACAAGCCAACTTTAGTGGTTGGATTTTAAGCCCAATAGAAATGTTGGACAAATCTTATCCGTATAGAAATGTTGATTTGTAGAGTCATTGGTTTATTTAGATTAGAAATATAGGAAGGttgaaataattaattagttgatgaaaacattttggtaaagaagaaaattcGTTTTCCAAAAAGTAAATATTACATAGTACTAATTAAAAGATTCGGATTTCAGAAGGTGCGTTTGCCAAAACTTCCAGTCAAAGtgatacatttattttatattttcagtaATTTCATATTAATTTACTAGATAAATCATTTTCGTCAAGATTTTTTCTTGATTGAATCAAGACATCCAcgacacacacacca encodes the following:
- the LOC104757297 gene encoding uncharacterized protein LOC104757297 — its product is MSEEFDESDVIFSDNYFPICRREDGNEKENRPVGFWENSERVRSKTKSIRSKTTPLPSPFSSSVPVNIPMMRRYSSSDDEDDEGGRRMVPPHLIVGRRVEGGQMAFSVCTGNGRTLKGRDLSRVRNSVLRLTGFLEA